In Carassius carassius chromosome 7, fCarCar2.1, whole genome shotgun sequence, one genomic interval encodes:
- the snrpb2 gene encoding U2 small nuclear ribonucleoprotein B'', translated as MDIRPNHTIYLNNVNDKIKKEELKRSLYALFSQFGQILDIVAMKTMKMRGQAFVIFRELAAATNALRQLQGFPFYNKPMRIQYAKTDSDLISKMRGTYGDKEKKKEKKKKAQEQAANVSNRPAGAVNAQPPPPATVQVPDNPPNYILFLNNLPEETNEMMLSMLFNQFPGFKEVRLVPGKHDIAFVEFESEAQAGVAKDALQGFRITATCAMKITYAKK; from the exons ATGGACATACGACCGAATCACACCATCTATTTAAACAATGTTAACGATAAGATCAAGAAAGAAG AGCTGAAGAGATCCCTGTACGCCTTATTCTCGCAGTTCGGCCAGATTCTGGACATTGTTGCGATGAAGACCATGAAGATGAGGGGTCAGGCTTTTGTTATCTTCAGAGAACTCGCTGCAGCCACCAATGCACTCAGACAGCTTCAGGGCTTCCCTTTCTACAACAAACCCATG CGAATCCAGTATGCAAAAACAGACTCCGATCTGATCTCTAAGATGAGAGGCACGTATGGAGataaagaaaagaagaaagagaagaaaaagaaagctCAGGAACAGGCTGCCAATGTCAGCAACAGACCAGCG GGAGCTGTAAACGCACAACCTCCTCCACCTGCCACAGTCCAG GTCCCTGACAACCCTCCAAATTATATTCTGTTCCTGAATAATCTCCCAGAAGAAACCAACGAGATGATGCTCTCCATGTTATTCAACCA GTTTCCAGGGTTTAAAGAAGTGCGCCTGGTTCCTGGAAAGCATGACATTGCGTTTGTGGAGTTTGAGAGCGAGGCTCAAGCTGGAGTTGCGAAAGATGCACTGCAGGGATTCAGAATCACAGCCACGTGTGCCATGAAAATCACATATGCTAAAAAGTGA